One stretch of Equus przewalskii isolate Varuska chromosome 9, EquPr2, whole genome shotgun sequence DNA includes these proteins:
- the NHSL1 gene encoding NHS-like protein 1 isoform X8, translated as MRQQAQTVQADVVPINITASGTGEDDVGGPSVYNPDDYSTLGRLDSHRSAGQHWETRDSSCQTEEVRVVPPSMRRIRAQRGQGIAAQMGHFSGSSGNMSVLSDSAGIVVPSRLSHEAGFHSLPRSAARASVQSSGPRLGALGSAGGLDGTFPYERDDPQVEGDSGHLGGASRTGTLVRPKSQELRPFESRNLTSPACVVSPHATYSTSIIPNAALSSSSEVIAIHTAPSSGPPDGRITSSSSHTRIKSRDHLLSRCAGKDDRLSPSGSWNEGHCTLSQALDAHSSSATTLLTLCDSAVSLNAPANLENGSPGVAYNRRNKLSFPAPDDADGRSESSDCGGRGRGSAGPWEYGAPGDGRASSPQQRAATPGYSSPISNVSSCSWDQTSNKDDAGSLYSGDHDGYYASAHPDSGCEPGDLRHSSNGFGNPRHSVVNVFEGRAPKSQGDRPHYHDRSLSRSISLRKAKKPPLPPSRTDSLRRTPRKGAPAPGPALNRGPRASPPRVLRLDLGGGGGGSSSQSPCSDAEEPWPPRSRSPSTGSAASSGASATTPTASSLGGAAHSDTSSIRSEGAESWPYCAHGPGAHGDLGGAQGRPGRGGCGAAGAGGSVAAVGSPARRVTSPSSGYSSQSNTPPALTPVPALFKAALPADGRARAKPRVPERKSSLVSSGSLSASSTSLSSSTSADGGGAARTPGSTPPFPPPPFPPLPTSTEAPEGAPRPQSPPFPPPPPHVLLTCPPTPPDPLLLESSVPAAPPPAPPLDPKLLEDARSPFRDSGRAEPPREACRRLPDPEEGRLPPLITREALRTVQLRPVRPSPGPEVAPSCGQGLRRELTPAAPQDRGKPSASPKSRNSTREMQRDSPPACAPGARPTPAGSPGGGRGDAGDPGAGPGTSPSRKPPPIAKKPKLVLVVPPPQRQLPAPGPRGEAGGCAAGAGLEGTRSRCSELEGGATGSVSPRTLDTDVPAVQPDAWRATEQEQPEGQEESRVEDGAHGAGSGPAPQDSRPGAPQPDAAGPSSEACDLLQEEEGDEAMTPSRPRTTEDLFAAIHRSKRKVLGRKDSDDDHSQNHSPSPPVTPTGAAPSLASPKQVGSIQRSVRKSSTSSDSFKALLLKKGSRSDASARMSAAEMLRSTDPRFQRSRSEPSPDTPQSPSSCSPGKSRRAQEEWAKNEGLMPRSLSFSGPRYGRSRTPPSAASSRYSVRNRIQSSPMTVISEGEGEAMEPADDRAPWTVGTARGCPLDGLAGDDIFEGSLLCGREPAASLRAPSPGPAGGTATAEGGGPLREES; from the exons ATGCGGCAGCAGGCCCAAACGGTCCAGGCGGACGTGGTTCCTATCAACATAACGG cATCCGGCACGGGTGAGGATGATGTTGGTGGTCCCTCAGTGTACAACCCAGACGACTACTCTACACTGGGAAGGCTTGACAGCCATCGGTCTGCTGGGCAGCACTGGGAAACCAGGGACTCCAGTTGTCAGACAGAGGAAGTGAGAGTCGTCCCACCTTCGATGAGAAGGATCAGGGCGCAGAGGGGGCAGGGCATTGCTGCCCAGATGGGCCACTTCTCCGGCTCCTCCGGGAACATGTCTGTGCTGAGCGATTCCGCCGGCATCGTGGTCCCTTCTCGCCTCAGCCACGAGGCTGGTTTCCACAGCCTCCCACGCTCCGCAGCAAGGGCCAGCGTGCAGTCCAGCGGGCCGAGGCTGGGCGCCCTGGGCTCTGCAGGAGGCCTGGACGGCACTTTCCCCTACGAAAGGGACGACCCACAGGTGGAGGGAGACTCAGGACATTTAGGAGGGGCCTCAAGGACTGGGACTCTTGTGAGGCCCAAATCCCAGGAGCTGAGGCCCTTTGAGAGTAGAAACCTGACAAGCCCAGCGTGTGTGGTTTCTCCCCACGCGACCTACTCGACGAGCATCATCCCCAACGCCGCACTCTCCTCCTCCTCGGAGGTGATTGCCATTCACACTGCTCCGAGTTCAGGGCCACCGGACGGCAGAATTACCAGCTCCTCTTCCCACACAAGGATAAAATCCAGGGACCACCTCCTCTCCAGGTGTGCTGGGAAAGATGACCGTCTGTCTCCCAGTGGCAGCTGGAATGAGGGTCACTGCACTCTCTCACAGGCCTTAGATGCCCATTCCTCCAGTGCGACCACACTGTTGACCCTCTGTGACTCTGCGGTCTCTCTAAATGCCCCTGCAAATCTGGAGAACGGGTCCCCCGGCGTGGCCTACAACCGACGGAACAAGCTGAGCTTCCCGGCGCCTGACGACGCCGACGGCAGGAGTGAGTCCAGTGACTGCGGGGGCCGCGGGCGCGGCAGTGCGGGGCCCTGGGAATACGGCGCCCCCGGGGACGGGCGGGCATCCTCGCCGCAGCAGCGGGCCGCCACTCCGGGTTACTCCAGTCCCATTAGCAACGTGAGCAGCTGCAGCTGGGACCAGACGTCTAACAAAGATGATGCCGGGTCCCTGTATTCGGGGGACCACGATGGCTACTACGCATCTGCGCACCCCGACTCTGGATGCGAACCTGGGGATCTCCGCCACAGCAGCAATGGCTTCGGGAACCCCAGGCACAGTGTGGTCAATGTTTTTGAAGGGAGAGCTCCCAAGAGCCAAGGGGACCGGCCACATTACCATGACAGATCCCTCTCGCGAAGCATCTCCTTGAGGAAAGCGAAGAAGCCTCCGCTGCCGCCGTCGCGGACCGACTCCCTGCGCAGGACGCCCCGCAAGGGTGccccggccccggggccggcgcTCAATCGGGGCCCACGGGCCTCGCCGCCGCGGGTGCTGCGGCTGGACctcggcggcgggggcggcggctcATCCTCCCAGAGCCCCTGCAGCGACGCGGAGGAGCCCTGGCCGCCGCGCTCCCGCAGCCCCAGCACCGGCAGCGCGGCCAGCAGCGGGGCCTCGGCCACCACGCCCACCGCCTCCTCACTGGGCGGGGCCGCGCACAGCGACACGAGCAGCATCAGGTCGGAGGGCGCCGAGTCCTGGCCCTACTGCGCCCACGGCCCAGGCGCGCACGGGGACCTGGGGGGCGCGCAGGGGCGGCCTGGGCGCGGGGGGTGCGGGGCAGCGGGTGCCGGGGGCTCCGTCGCGGCGGTGGGGAGCCCAGCGCGCAGGGTCACCTCGCCGTCCAGTGGGTACTCTAGCCAGTCCAACACGCCCCCTGCGCTCACCCCCGTGCCGGCGCTCTTCAAGGCCGCGTTGCCGGCAGACGGCAGGGCCAGGGCGAAACCCAGGGTCCCCGAGAGGAAGTCCTCCCTGGTTTCCTCGGGGTCGCTGTCTGCGTCCTCCACGTCCCTCTCCTCCAGCACCTCGGCGGATGGGGGTGGGGCCGCGAGGACACCGGGCTCCAcgccccccttccctcctccgcccttccctcctctgcccacctcGACGGAGGCCCCTGAGGGCGCTCCTCGGCCTCAGTCTCCCCCGTTCCCCCCTCCGCCACCACACGTGCTCCTCACTTGTCCCCCCACGCCCCCTGACCCCCTTCTTCTGGAATCCTCTGTCCCCGCAGCGCCCCCGCCTGCCCCACCCCTCGACCCCAAGCTGCTGGAGGACGCCCGGTCTCCTTTCAGAGACTCTGGCCGGGCAGAGCCTCCTCGGGAGGCCTGCCGGCGGCTTCCCGATCCAGAGGAGGGCAGGCTGCCCCCGCTGATAACCCGGGAGGCTCTGCGGACGGTGCAGCTGCGGCCGGTGAGGCCGAGCCCAGGGCCCGAGGTGGCCCCGTCGTGCGGGCAGGGGCTCCGGAGAGAACTCACGCCGGCTGCTCCCCAGGACCGCGGGAAGCCATCTGCTTCCCCGAAATCCCGAAATAGCACGAGAGAGATGCAGCGCGACAGCCCGCCCGCCTGCGCCCCTGGCGCTCGTCCCACTCCCGCCGGGAGcccgggcggggggcgcggggatGCGGGGGACCCCGGGGCTGGGCCCGGCACCTCGCCCAGCAGAAAGCCACCCCCCATTGCCAAGAAGCCCAAGCTGGTCCTCGTGGTGCCGCCCCCGCAGAGGCAGCTCCCGGCGCCCGGCCCGAGGGGAGAGGCGGGCGGCTGTGCGGCCGGGGCCGGTCTAGAGGGGACTCGCTCTCGCTGCTCAGAGTTGGAGGGGGGAGCCACGGGGTCCGTGTCCCCGCGCACCCTGGACACCGATGTTCCCGCGGTGCAGCCTGACGCCTGGCGGGCCACCGAGCAGGAGCAGCCGGAGGGGCAGGAGGAGTCGCGCGTGGAGGACGGAGCGCACGGAGCGGGGAGCGGCCCGGCCCCGCAGGACTCGCGTC CTGGGGCGCCGCAGCCCGACGCGGCCGGTCCTTCCTCGGAGGCCTGCGACCTCCTCCAGGAAGAGGAGGGCGATGAGGCCATGACCCCCAGCAGACCCCGGACCACCGAGGACCTCTTCGCCGCTATTCACAG ATCCAAGAGGAAAGTCCTTGGCCGTAAAGACTCGGATGACGACCACTCCCAGAaccactccccatcccctccagTGACACCCACCGGTGctgcccccagcctggcctccccGAAGCAGGTGGGGTCGATTCAGAGAAGCGTCCGCAAGAGCAGCACCAGCAGCGACAGCTTCAAGGCTCTGCTGCTGAAGAAGGGGAGCCGGTCAGATGCCAGCGCCCGCATGTCGGCCGCAGAGATGCTCAGGAGCACAGACCCCAGGTTTCAGAGGTCAAGGTCGGAGCCTTCGCCAGATACCCCCCAGAGCCCATCAAGCTGCTCCCCAGGCAAGAGTAGGAGGGCCCAGGAGGAGTGGGCCAAGAACGAAGGCCTGATGCCTCGGAGTCTGTCCTTTTCCGGCCCCAGGTACGGCCGTAGCCGGACGCCGCCCTCTGCAGCCAGCAGCAGGTACAGCGTGCGGAACCGGATCCAGAGCAGCCCCATGACCGTCATCtcggaaggagaaggggaagctaTGGAGCCTGCAGATGACAGGGCTCCCTGGACCGTGGGCACTGCAAGGGGCTGTCCGCTGGACGGACTGGCAGGGGACGACATATTCGAGGGCAGCCTGCTCTGCGGCAGGGAGCCAGCCGCCTCCCTGCGGGCCCCGTCTCCCGGCCCTGCAGGTGGCACAGCCACTGCAGAGGGCGGGGGTCCTCTGAGGGAGGAGAGCTAG
- the NHSL1 gene encoding NHS-like protein 1 isoform X7 codes for MRQQAQTVQADVVPINITGENFDRQASLRRSLIYTDTLVRRPKKVKRRKTITGVPDNIQKELASGTGEDDVGGPSVYNPDDYSTLGRLDSHRSAGQHWETRDSSCQTEEVRVVPPSMRRIRAQRGQGIAAQMGHFSGSSGNMSVLSDSAGIVVPSRLSHEAGFHSLPRSAARASVQSSGPRLGALGSAGGLDGTFPYERDDPQVEGDSGHLGGASRTGTLVRPKSQELRPFESRNLTSPACVVSPHATYSTSIIPNAALSSSSEVIAIHTAPSSGPPDGRITSSSSHTRIKSRDHLLSRCAGKDDRLSPSGSWNEGHCTLSQALDAHSSSATTLLTLCDSAVSLNAPANLENGSPGVAYNRRNKLSFPAPDDADGRSESSDCGGRGRGSAGPWEYGAPGDGRASSPQQRAATPGYSSPISNVSSCSWDQTSNKDDAGSLYSGDHDGYYASAHPDSGCEPGDLRHSSNGFGNPRHSVVNVFEGRAPKSQGDRPHYHDRSLSRSISLRKAKKPPLPPSRTDSLRRTPRKGAPAPGPALNRGPRASPPRVLRLDLGGGGGGSSSQSPCSDAEEPWPPRSRSPSTGSAASSGASATTPTASSLGGAAHSDTSSIRSEGAESWPYCAHGPGAHGDLGGAQGRPGRGGCGAAGAGGSVAAVGSPARRVTSPSSGYSSQSNTPPALTPVPALFKAALPADGRARAKPRVPERKSSLVSSGSLSASSTSLSSSTSADGGGAARTPGSTPPFPPPPFPPLPTSTEAPEGAPRPQSPPFPPPPPHVLLTCPPTPPDPLLLESSVPAAPPPAPPLDPKLLEDARSPFRDSGRAEPPREACRRLPDPEEGRLPPLITREALRTVQLRPVRPSPGPEVAPSCGQGLRRELTPAAPQDRGKPSASPKSRNSTREMQRDSPPACAPGARPTPAGSPGGGRGDAGDPGAGPGTSPSRKPPPIAKKPKLVLVVPPPQRQLPAPGPRGEAGGCAAGAGLEGTRSRCSELEGGATGSVSPRTLDTDVPAVQPDAWRATEQEQPEGQEESRVEDGAHGAGSGPAPQDSRPGAPQPDAAGPSSEACDLLQEEEGDEAMTPSRPRTTEDLFAAIHRSKRKVLGRKDSDDDHSQNHSPSPPVTPTGAAPSLASPKQVGSIQRSVRKSSTSSDSFKALLLKKGSRSDASARMSAAEMLRSTDPRFQRSRSEPSPDTPQSPSSCSPGKSRRAQEEWAKNEGLMPRSLSFSGPRYGRSRTPPSAASSRYSVRNRIQSSPMTVISEGEGEAMEPADDRAPWTVGTARGCPLDGLAGDDIFEGSLLCGREPAASLRAPSPGPAGGTATAEGGGPLREES; via the exons ATGCGGCAGCAGGCCCAAACGGTCCAGGCGGACGTGGTTCCTATCAACATAACGG GGGAGAATTTCGATCGCCAGGCCAGCCTTCGGCGGTCTCTAATTTACACAGACACTCTGGTAAGACGACCGAAGAAAGTCAAAAGGAGAAAGACTATTACAGGAGTCCCTGACAACATACAGAAGGAGCTAG cATCCGGCACGGGTGAGGATGATGTTGGTGGTCCCTCAGTGTACAACCCAGACGACTACTCTACACTGGGAAGGCTTGACAGCCATCGGTCTGCTGGGCAGCACTGGGAAACCAGGGACTCCAGTTGTCAGACAGAGGAAGTGAGAGTCGTCCCACCTTCGATGAGAAGGATCAGGGCGCAGAGGGGGCAGGGCATTGCTGCCCAGATGGGCCACTTCTCCGGCTCCTCCGGGAACATGTCTGTGCTGAGCGATTCCGCCGGCATCGTGGTCCCTTCTCGCCTCAGCCACGAGGCTGGTTTCCACAGCCTCCCACGCTCCGCAGCAAGGGCCAGCGTGCAGTCCAGCGGGCCGAGGCTGGGCGCCCTGGGCTCTGCAGGAGGCCTGGACGGCACTTTCCCCTACGAAAGGGACGACCCACAGGTGGAGGGAGACTCAGGACATTTAGGAGGGGCCTCAAGGACTGGGACTCTTGTGAGGCCCAAATCCCAGGAGCTGAGGCCCTTTGAGAGTAGAAACCTGACAAGCCCAGCGTGTGTGGTTTCTCCCCACGCGACCTACTCGACGAGCATCATCCCCAACGCCGCACTCTCCTCCTCCTCGGAGGTGATTGCCATTCACACTGCTCCGAGTTCAGGGCCACCGGACGGCAGAATTACCAGCTCCTCTTCCCACACAAGGATAAAATCCAGGGACCACCTCCTCTCCAGGTGTGCTGGGAAAGATGACCGTCTGTCTCCCAGTGGCAGCTGGAATGAGGGTCACTGCACTCTCTCACAGGCCTTAGATGCCCATTCCTCCAGTGCGACCACACTGTTGACCCTCTGTGACTCTGCGGTCTCTCTAAATGCCCCTGCAAATCTGGAGAACGGGTCCCCCGGCGTGGCCTACAACCGACGGAACAAGCTGAGCTTCCCGGCGCCTGACGACGCCGACGGCAGGAGTGAGTCCAGTGACTGCGGGGGCCGCGGGCGCGGCAGTGCGGGGCCCTGGGAATACGGCGCCCCCGGGGACGGGCGGGCATCCTCGCCGCAGCAGCGGGCCGCCACTCCGGGTTACTCCAGTCCCATTAGCAACGTGAGCAGCTGCAGCTGGGACCAGACGTCTAACAAAGATGATGCCGGGTCCCTGTATTCGGGGGACCACGATGGCTACTACGCATCTGCGCACCCCGACTCTGGATGCGAACCTGGGGATCTCCGCCACAGCAGCAATGGCTTCGGGAACCCCAGGCACAGTGTGGTCAATGTTTTTGAAGGGAGAGCTCCCAAGAGCCAAGGGGACCGGCCACATTACCATGACAGATCCCTCTCGCGAAGCATCTCCTTGAGGAAAGCGAAGAAGCCTCCGCTGCCGCCGTCGCGGACCGACTCCCTGCGCAGGACGCCCCGCAAGGGTGccccggccccggggccggcgcTCAATCGGGGCCCACGGGCCTCGCCGCCGCGGGTGCTGCGGCTGGACctcggcggcgggggcggcggctcATCCTCCCAGAGCCCCTGCAGCGACGCGGAGGAGCCCTGGCCGCCGCGCTCCCGCAGCCCCAGCACCGGCAGCGCGGCCAGCAGCGGGGCCTCGGCCACCACGCCCACCGCCTCCTCACTGGGCGGGGCCGCGCACAGCGACACGAGCAGCATCAGGTCGGAGGGCGCCGAGTCCTGGCCCTACTGCGCCCACGGCCCAGGCGCGCACGGGGACCTGGGGGGCGCGCAGGGGCGGCCTGGGCGCGGGGGGTGCGGGGCAGCGGGTGCCGGGGGCTCCGTCGCGGCGGTGGGGAGCCCAGCGCGCAGGGTCACCTCGCCGTCCAGTGGGTACTCTAGCCAGTCCAACACGCCCCCTGCGCTCACCCCCGTGCCGGCGCTCTTCAAGGCCGCGTTGCCGGCAGACGGCAGGGCCAGGGCGAAACCCAGGGTCCCCGAGAGGAAGTCCTCCCTGGTTTCCTCGGGGTCGCTGTCTGCGTCCTCCACGTCCCTCTCCTCCAGCACCTCGGCGGATGGGGGTGGGGCCGCGAGGACACCGGGCTCCAcgccccccttccctcctccgcccttccctcctctgcccacctcGACGGAGGCCCCTGAGGGCGCTCCTCGGCCTCAGTCTCCCCCGTTCCCCCCTCCGCCACCACACGTGCTCCTCACTTGTCCCCCCACGCCCCCTGACCCCCTTCTTCTGGAATCCTCTGTCCCCGCAGCGCCCCCGCCTGCCCCACCCCTCGACCCCAAGCTGCTGGAGGACGCCCGGTCTCCTTTCAGAGACTCTGGCCGGGCAGAGCCTCCTCGGGAGGCCTGCCGGCGGCTTCCCGATCCAGAGGAGGGCAGGCTGCCCCCGCTGATAACCCGGGAGGCTCTGCGGACGGTGCAGCTGCGGCCGGTGAGGCCGAGCCCAGGGCCCGAGGTGGCCCCGTCGTGCGGGCAGGGGCTCCGGAGAGAACTCACGCCGGCTGCTCCCCAGGACCGCGGGAAGCCATCTGCTTCCCCGAAATCCCGAAATAGCACGAGAGAGATGCAGCGCGACAGCCCGCCCGCCTGCGCCCCTGGCGCTCGTCCCACTCCCGCCGGGAGcccgggcggggggcgcggggatGCGGGGGACCCCGGGGCTGGGCCCGGCACCTCGCCCAGCAGAAAGCCACCCCCCATTGCCAAGAAGCCCAAGCTGGTCCTCGTGGTGCCGCCCCCGCAGAGGCAGCTCCCGGCGCCCGGCCCGAGGGGAGAGGCGGGCGGCTGTGCGGCCGGGGCCGGTCTAGAGGGGACTCGCTCTCGCTGCTCAGAGTTGGAGGGGGGAGCCACGGGGTCCGTGTCCCCGCGCACCCTGGACACCGATGTTCCCGCGGTGCAGCCTGACGCCTGGCGGGCCACCGAGCAGGAGCAGCCGGAGGGGCAGGAGGAGTCGCGCGTGGAGGACGGAGCGCACGGAGCGGGGAGCGGCCCGGCCCCGCAGGACTCGCGTC CTGGGGCGCCGCAGCCCGACGCGGCCGGTCCTTCCTCGGAGGCCTGCGACCTCCTCCAGGAAGAGGAGGGCGATGAGGCCATGACCCCCAGCAGACCCCGGACCACCGAGGACCTCTTCGCCGCTATTCACAG ATCCAAGAGGAAAGTCCTTGGCCGTAAAGACTCGGATGACGACCACTCCCAGAaccactccccatcccctccagTGACACCCACCGGTGctgcccccagcctggcctccccGAAGCAGGTGGGGTCGATTCAGAGAAGCGTCCGCAAGAGCAGCACCAGCAGCGACAGCTTCAAGGCTCTGCTGCTGAAGAAGGGGAGCCGGTCAGATGCCAGCGCCCGCATGTCGGCCGCAGAGATGCTCAGGAGCACAGACCCCAGGTTTCAGAGGTCAAGGTCGGAGCCTTCGCCAGATACCCCCCAGAGCCCATCAAGCTGCTCCCCAGGCAAGAGTAGGAGGGCCCAGGAGGAGTGGGCCAAGAACGAAGGCCTGATGCCTCGGAGTCTGTCCTTTTCCGGCCCCAGGTACGGCCGTAGCCGGACGCCGCCCTCTGCAGCCAGCAGCAGGTACAGCGTGCGGAACCGGATCCAGAGCAGCCCCATGACCGTCATCtcggaaggagaaggggaagctaTGGAGCCTGCAGATGACAGGGCTCCCTGGACCGTGGGCACTGCAAGGGGCTGTCCGCTGGACGGACTGGCAGGGGACGACATATTCGAGGGCAGCCTGCTCTGCGGCAGGGAGCCAGCCGCCTCCCTGCGGGCCCCGTCTCCCGGCCCTGCAGGTGGCACAGCCACTGCAGAGGGCGGGGGTCCTCTGAGGGAGGAGAGCTAG